The region TTCTGCGGTGGCTGCAATCAGCACGTCGGGCACGCTGGGCGCTCGGTGCTGCCCGCGGTCTGCGAGTAAGGATTGGACCTCCACAGCACGGTCCTCGATGGCGGGAGTGAGGTACTGCACCGGCATCGACGCGAGCGGTGGACGCGACCAGTCGTCACGGAGTTCCTCACCGTTGCGTGCACTGAAGCCAACCTCGAGCCGGGTGACGGTGCTGATGCACACCAGCCCACGATCGATGCGTTCGGTCCACGCGGTCGCGTCCACGCTGGCGGCCAAGCGCGCCAGTGCCGACTTGTCGATCAGCCACCGGCTCACTCCCAAGCCGCGCGCATCACGTCAGGGTCGGTGAGGTCAGCGAACCGCTCGGCCACGCCGACTTGTCGATCAGCCACCGGCTCACTCCCAAGCCGCGCGCATCACGTCAGGGTCGGTGAGGTCAGCGAACCGCTCGGCCACCCGCTGAAGATCTTCCACCGTCACTGGGTCGGTCGAGGTGGCACCGGCTTGCAGCATCTGACGGCGCAGGTACTCCGCGCGCGAGAGACCCAGCCGCTTGGCCTTGGCGTCGATCGCAGCCACGACATCGTCAGGGACGTCTCGGATGAGCAGATCAGGCATGACGCAACCCTCCTGATATCACATGCTATCATATCGTGCGAGTGCGGTCCTACGCGCGCGCCGTAACCGAAACGCCATAGCGGGATAATGCCCGTAGGCACGCAGGCGGTTATGTGTGCATCCGCCACTCGGCCGCCGGTGCGACGACCGCGCGTATCCCGGTTGGCACTGTCACCGTCAGTTCCAAGGCGCCCAGCGACACCATCGAAGTCGCTCCGTCCGCGCGCCGAGGACCCAGCCAACCATGAACAGATCGCGGCAGGGCGAGCGCAACGATGTCGGCCCACGTCGTGCGGCCTCCGCTGACGGGTACGGAAAGTCAAACTTCGTCAGGGCGGTGCTTGCTGACCGCTTGCCGAGTCGGTCCGCTCACCAGCGCGCGACTGGCTCGTCGACAAGTCCGCCCTCATCCGCATCGGCGACTCCACCGCGGTGGCGACGGGGGACCGCATCGAGCGAGGCTGGTGCGGATTAGCACCGTCACCCGGCTCGCGTCGATACGTCGAGGTTTCGCTGCGTCCGCGACCTGCTGCAGCGCCAGTCCTCGCTCGGTCCGCAGCTGCTTCAGCCGGGTGCGGACCCGCTGGTCCAGGGTCTCGTCGGGCGGTTCCGCCAAGCCGAACTCCCGTGACATCGATGCGTAACTGCCAGTTCGGCGAATCATGTTGCCGGCTGACTCTTGGTTGCGTCACTCTGCGCACCACACGAGAGGACCTCGTATGCCTCCCACGTCCTCCTCCCCCCATCGCCAGGTCGACGTCTGCGTCGTCGGCGGTGGCCCGGCCGCGCTGCCCGCCGCGCTGGTGCTCGCCCGGTCGCGGCGGTCCGTGCTGGTGAGCGACGCCGGCGAACCACGCAACCCCTACGGGTGGGAGGTCCGCGACCGGGTCATCGGCGTCCTGGCCACCTCCCTCCTGTCGCTGCACCAGGCCGGCCTGTTCCGCCAACTCAGCGACCGCGTGTCGGTGCTGGCCCACACCGGCCCGACGCCCGACGCCGACCAGGCCGCGACGCTCGCCGCCCGAGACATCGAGGTGGTCGAGGGCGAGGTCGTCGCCCTCGAGGTGGACGACGACGTGCTGGGCGGCGTCCGACTGGCGGACGGTCGACGGGTGGCACGTGACGTGCTGGCCGTCGCCCCCCGGTTCGTCGCGCGGTCCGGGCTGTTGGCCGCACTGGGCGTCGACACCGTCGACCATCCCTCCGGTGCCGGTGCGCACGTGCCCGCCGACGCCATGGGCGCCACGAAGATCGCGGGCGTTTGGGTGGCGGGCAACGTCACCGACCCGAGCGCACAGGTCATCACCGCAGCGGCCCAGGGCAACCGCGCCGGCGCCGCGGTCAACGCCGACCTCGTCGCGGAGGACGCCGCTTACGCCCGGGACGGTGCGTGATGCACGACCGCCACGACGACGCCCGCGACTGGGACCGGTTCTACACGGGCGATGGCGACGACGTCCCCCACTGGTCGGGCCAGCCGAACGGCACCCTGGTCTCCGAGGTGTCCGGCCTCACACCGGGCACCGCCCTCGACGTCGGGTGCGGCGAGGGAGCGGACGCCATCTGGCTCGCCCGGCAGGGGTGGCAGGTGACAGCGGTCGACCCGTCCCGCGTTGCGCTGGACCGAGCCGCGGCCGCCGCCCGCGCGGTCCGGGTCGAGGTCACGTGGGTCAACGCCGGGCTGCTCGGGATGCCCGACGGGCCCGGTTCGTACGACCTCGTCTCGGCCCAGTACCCGGTGCTGCTTCGCACGGATGAGGACGCCGCGATCACGACGCTCCTCCGAGCGGTGGCACCCGGCGGCAGGCTGCTGTTCGTCCACCACCAACGGGACCCCGCGCACGCCGCCGAGCACGGATCCGACACCGCCCCGTACGTGATGCCCGCCGACGTCGAGGCGCACCTCGACGACGGCTGGGAGGTCGAGGTCCACGAGGCCCGACCACGCCCCGGACCGGTCGCACACGAGGCACAGCACGTCCGCGACCTCGTCCTGCGGGCCCGTCGACTCGCAGTGACCACACCCTGACGTCCCGGCATCGCGGATCCAGGGAACCGTGGCCATGGGGGGCTGATCGCTGATGTGGTTCGCTCATGCTTGCTGCGAGCATCCGCTGGCGCTGAGATGGCCGTCCCCCGAGAGCACGGCAGAGCTCAGGCGGTTGCCGACCCGGAGCAGCTGGTGTGGACGAACGACGGTGGGTGGCGTTCCTGCGAGGGATGAACCTCGGTGGGCGTCGGGTAACCAACGACGAGCTGGTCGGTGCCGTGAGGTCCTTCGGCTGCGACGACGTCGAGGCGTACCAGGCGAGCGGGAACGTGGTGTTCAACGACCACCGCGACGCCGACGAGCTCGCCGACGCGCTGGAGAACGGCCTCGCGGCCGAACTCGGCTATCCCGTCCCGGTCTTCCTCCGCGACGCCGACGAGGTGCGGGCGGTCGCAGCGGCGTCCCCGTTCACGGCCGACCAGCTCGCGTCGAGCGATGGCAGACGCCAGGTCGTCTTCCTCCACGACGAGCCGTCGGCCGATGCGCTCCACGAGGTGGCCGCGCTGTTGCCCGATGGTGACGTGCTGGTGCCCGCGGGGCGTGAGCTGCACTGGCTCCCAGCGGGGGGGCTGAGCGACAACGGGATGGACCTCCACCGTCTCGACCAGCTCACCGGCGGAACGACGATCCGCACGCACGGCACCGTCCAACGCATCGCAAGGAAATACCTCTGATCGTCACCAGTCGCTCAGAACGGTCAACCGTCTCCATCGGTCCCGCCTCGTTACGGGCGGACTGGTAGAGCCGTCCCTGAGACAGGGACAGGATGGACATCAGACGGGTCGTCCCCGTTATCCGCGATGACGCGACAGCGGGGCACGTCCCGACATGACGATCGAGTCGCGGACGTCGACTGCAGCGCAAGGGTCAACGGCGTCCAGACAGACTGACGCGCACCTGGCTCCCGCGGGTCGCTGCTGACCAGCGGTGTACATCGGACGGACGCTGACCGATGTCCATGCCCGTCGCGGAGCCCGGAGGCGTGGTCAGTTCCGGTGGTCGGCCGGATGCGCGTCACCGGCGACAGGTAGCGTCCCACCATGCTCACCCCCACACCACCCACGGAGCTGGGGCGCAACGTCATCATCCGCCCCGGCCAACCCGTCCCCGACGTCTGGTCGCACGCCCCACAGCTCCACATCACCGCCGCCGACGCCACTGACACCCCCCGCCTATCGCAGCTGGTCGAGCGTCTCACCGTCGCCTGGGCCACCCGGACCCCCACCGTGCTGAGGGTCGACCACGACGTCGCCTTCCCCCGTGACGAGACCACCACACTCGACCCGTGGCTGCTACCCCACGACTTCACGTTCCTCGGAGAACGCGCCCGCTGGCTCGCTGCCGTCAACAGCTACGACGCCACCGACGGAAGCCCGACGTGGCCGCACATCCGGCACGCGCTCACCCGCGGCGCCGGACCGTCCGACCGGGCCGACGTCGCCCTGCCCGACGGCACCCACGTGTGGCTCGACGGCGGTCCACGCACCAGCCGACCGACCGTGCGCACCGTCCACATCGACCAGCTCACCGTCGACCGGCCGCTGACCGTCGAACGGTGGGCACCATCCACCGACGGGCTGGCCGCCGACCAACGCGCCGCCGTCGAAGCTGACGAGTACGCCTGCCGGATCGTCTCACCGGCCGGGTCCGGCAAGACCCGGGTGCTGACCGCGCGGCTGCGTCACCTGCTCGACGGACGTGGCTGGCATCCTCAGCAGGTCACCGCCTTGGCGTACAACAACCGGGCTGCCGCCGAGATGCGCGACCGCACCGGCGACCTCGACGGCAACGTCCGCACCCTCCACAGCCTGGGCTACGCCATCGTCCGTGACGCCGTACCGGACGTGCGGATGCTCGACGAACGCGGCCAACGTGACCTGGTGGCCCGTCTCGCACCCGTCCGCCCTGCGGCGAACACCGACGTGTACGCCCCCTACCTCGACGGGTTCAGCCGCGTGCGGCTGGGTCTGGTCGCACCCGACGCCATCGAGAACGCAACCGACGACGTACCACAGTTCGCACGCGTCCTGCACCGGTACCGCGCCGAATTGTCCGCCCGTCACCTGATCGACTTCGACGAGCAGGTCCACACGGCGCTGCGGGTGCTGCTCACCGACCCGCAGCGGCGACGCCGCTGGCAGCACAGCTGCACACACCTGCTGGTCGACGAAGCCCAAGACCTCACCCCGGCGTTCTGGCTGATGCTACGTCTGCTCGCCGCCCCACAGATGCAGGTGCACGCCGTCGGGGACGACGACCAGACCCTGTACGCGTACGTCGGCGCGTCACCCACGTACCTCGTTGACTACGCCAAGCTGTTCCCCGCAGCCGGCAGCCACGCGCTGGAGGTGAACTACCGCTCCCCACCCGCGGTCGTTGACGCAGCGATCCACCTCCTCGGACGTATCCCACCCACCGGCCGGGTCGCCAAAACCATCCGCGCCGCACGCACCGACCGGGACGCGGACGCGCTGACCGTCGCCCGGGTCGACGCCGCGGACCAGGCTCGCTACGTCACCGACAAGATCACCGGGCTGCTCGACCGGGACGTCGCCCCGGGCGACGTCGCGGTGCTATGCCGCGTCAACGCGCTGTTGCTGCCCGTCCAGGTCGCCCTCAGCGTCGCCGGTATCCCACACACCGCGCCGGTCGGCCCGCAGGTGCTGTCACGCACCGGCGTGGCAGCCGCGCTGGCGTGGCTGCGGGCCGCCACAGCCGGCAACACCATCCCCGGCGACGCGTTGGCGGAAGCAGCGAAACGCTCGTCAGCGAAGATCCGCGGCGAGCACCTGCGGACCCTGGCGTCGCGCACGTGGACCGAACGCAACCTGCGGCAGCTGAGCAAGGACGTCGGCGGCTGGGACGCGACCCAGCTGGTCGACTTCTTCCAGCAGCTGCGTGACGTGCGGGTGGCCGCACGCGTATCGACCGCCGCCGCGTTAGCGGCCGTACGTGACGTCGGTGGTCTGGACGCCGCCGCCGACGAGCTCGACAGGTCGGTCAGCGCAGCCCGACAGTCGAACTCGCATCTGGACGAGCTCGACGCGTTGACGCAGGTCGCCGACCTGCATCCGGATGCGCCCACGTTCGTCGACTGGTTGGGCGACCAGCTAGACGCACGAGTCGACCGCGACGGGGTACGGCTGGCGACGGTCCACTCCACGAAAGGCATGGAGTTCGCGCACGTGTTCGTCTACGCAGCCAACGACGGGATCGTCCCCCACCGGCTCGTCGACGACCTCGACGAGGAACGACGCGTGTTCCACGTGGCTATCACCCGCGGGAGGACGTCGGTGGATGTCGTCGCGTCGAAGGCGGCCACGTCGCGGTTCGTGTTCGAGCTGCGACCACCGTCCAAGACCGACCCGCGACCCACACCGGACAGCGGTCGCCCCGCGCGACGCCGAGGCGGGGCGGGGACGCGCGTGCAACCGACACCCCGGCGACGCGGCTCGACGGTCGTCGCCGCGGTCGGTGACCGGATCACCGCGTCCGGTGGCATCTCCGGCGAGATCGTCGACATGAGCGACGATGGCGTGTCCATCGCGTTGCGGTCAGGTGGACGCGTGTCGGTGCGGTACGGGTCGCAGGTCACCGGCCCTGATGGCCGACTTGGCACGCTGACCGCCAGCTGACCCGCACCGGACTCAGGCAGGCCCCGGACCGTCGGATGCTCTCCCTGTTCAGCGCGCGCGAAAAGCGTGGGGCCAGCGTCAGCCACGACGGAAGTCCGCGCAACACCCTGGAGTTCACGACGCCGTGGGTGCAGCCGATGGGGAGGGAGGGAGCTATGACGTTCATCTACCCCCAGCCTCGGGACACCGGTCGTGTGCGGAGCTGACACGGTCGCCGCCGGCCTCGGATCTTGTCGTGGGCGGGCAGGTCCCACCGTGGCGCGCCAATCGCGGTCGTGCCCGTTGCGGGTTGCTTCGGGAACGCGCGGCTGTCGGTCGGACCGGGTGCATCCACTGCGATGCGGGCGATCGTGGGAAGGCCGGTCGCGGGCTGTAGCCTGACGGCCCGCCTCCGGGTTCCGCCTTTGACGGGCTCCGTCCGGAGAGCCGGGATGGTGTCGAGCACGGCGGGCGTCGCCGTCGCCGAGCGCCCGGGAGGGTGTGGTCATGAACGGTGAGCAACTGAGAGCAATGCAGGCCCCGCTGAAGCAGCGCTACCGCGACGCGCCCCAGAGCGCGCTCGTCACGCTGGAAGCCAGCGGCGATCTCGGCGGCGAGGGACTCACCTGCTCGGTGCGGACCGGCCGCGCACTCGTCGAAGCGGGCTTGCACCCGGCCACCGGCGGGGATGGTCTCTCGGCGTGTTCCGGAGACCTGCTCCTCGAAGCGCTCGTTGCATGCGCAGGCGTCACGCTGCGGGCTGTGGCGACGGCCCTCGACGTCCCGATCCGTTCAGGAAGCGTCCGCGCTGAGGGAGACATCGACTTCCGCGGGACGCTGGGCGTCGATCGTGACGCGCCGGTGGGGTTCCGCAGCATCCGCGTGACGTTCTCCCTCGACACGGACGCGGACGACGCGACGCTGGGCCGTCTGATCGAGCTGACCGAGCGTTACTGCGTCGTTCATCAGACACTCAGCGGCGGAGCCATTCTGTCCATGGGCGTTGACCGGCCAATCTCTTCTCCTTTGTAAGAGCAACCGCGTCTTCAGCGATCATCTCCACGACATGCCGATCGAGATGATCGGCGATGTCCTGCCCGCGGACCAGCAGCTTTGCAGCGCGCCCTCATGGGACCCTGAGTCGACGGCTTCACGTCCTCGCCCACGTCTTTGGGCGGCCCTAGGAAAGGGACCACCTCACCGAGGCAGGCAGAACGACGGTCAGGGGACGTCTGGGAAATCTCTCCGCCGACGACGACGGCACGACGTGCTGTCGGGTGGCCAGCGACTTCGACCGTCGCGGCGGAGGTGTGTCACGAGCGTTCGTGACGTGACGTCCGTCTTGGGTGGGGTTGTGGACCGTCCACGGCGACGGGTCTCCCCACGGGGGACCATGGCGACGACACGCGGACTTGCAGTCACCCATCGGCGGATGGGCCTCCGCGGTCGCCGCCGTCTTCGGGGTCGGGTGGCTCGGGCGGGGCGTCACCCGGCCCGAACAGCGTCGAGGGATCGTCTGGGACCTCCTCTCCGCCGGCCATGCGCGCCAGCCAGCGGGGCGGGTCGGCCAACTCGTCGGCATCGGGGAGGTTCTCCGGGTGCGCGAGCGCGCGGCGCAGCCCCTCAGGACCGCGTGCGTCGACGACGGCCGCGACGAAGCGATCGCCGATGGCCTCGTCGCGCGGGCGCAGGTCGAGGCCCAGCAGCTGCTCGAGCAGTCTCTCACCCTCGCCGGCGGTCGCGCGCCGGCGTCGCAGCACCTCCTCGACGCGCCCCAGGTTCGGTAGCCGTGGCGTCGCCGCGGCGCGGACCTCGGCGCGGGTCCACGCCTGCAGGAGCGACACCACTCCCTGCAGACGCTCAAGGACCCGGCGTTGGGCGGCGGTCGGTTCCAGCCGGAATTGGCTGGCCCGCTCCATCGCCTGCTGGAGCGCCTCGGGATCGTCGGGATCCACCCCGGCCATGACCTCGCGCGAGAGGTCCATCAGACGCTCGGCGTCGATCTCGGTCCCTGCCGCGAACGTCGCAACCAGGCGGTGGACGTGACCGGCCAGCCAGGGGACGGCGTGGAACTGACGGCGGTGGGCCGCTTCGTGCAGCGCCAGCACCACGCTGACCTCGGTCGCGTCCAGGTCGTAGCCGGTGAACGCCTCAGCAGCGTTGACCGCGATCCGGTAGGTCGTGGCGGTGTCGGCCGTGGGGATCGCCAGGTCGAACTGTCCCAGCAACTGCCGTGCGAGTTGACCGATCACCTGGCCGGCCTGCATGCCCATCAGGACCGCCCCCATCGGCTCGAGCATGCGACGCAGGTCGCCCAGCACCGCCCCGAGATCCAGACCGCCGAGCTCGACGCCGAGCGCCTCCATCGGAGCCTGGTCCTCGACGAGATCGGCGAGCGCAGCGATCTGGGCCTGAGCGACCGGTTCCACCAACGGCCGCAAGCCGTCCACGGCCGCGTTCACCCACGTCTGGCGGCTGACGACGGCCAGACGCCCCGCATCGGGCGGGGCCGGCAGGGAACCGTCGTCGAGCCAGTGCTCGGCCAGGCGGAGCGCCTCGGCGGCGCCTGCGACCTCGTCGGGGGTGGGGGGACGGTCGCCGCTGGCGGCCAGGTGCAGCGCGCCCTGGCGGGCCAGGTCCCAGTTCACCGGAGCACCGCCGGTGGCGGCCATGGCCCGGCGCAGCTGAGCGAACAGCTCGGGGCCGCCCAGCTGCTCGAAGAGCCCGGCGAGATCGCCGGGGACCTGCGGCTGGTCGTCGCCCGCTGCGTCGTTGCTGTCCTCGGGTGCCATGGTGAGAGTCTCGCAGGGCCGCAGCGTCAGTGCGACCGCGGCCGGCCCCGGCTGCACCTGGGGGAGACGGAGCGACCGTCCCCGCACTCAAACATCGCCGTGGAGGCGGCTCCTGTCCCTTGAAGAACGGCCAGGAGAGTGAAGCGACTACGCTGACCGGCCAGTCCCGCCGAAGGCTACGCAGAGATGGGCACCAGCGTCGCCATCACCGGCGTCGGCGGCCTGCTGGGGCAGCGCCTGCTGGGACGGCTGTCGACCGACGCTGACGTCGAGCGTGTCGTGGGCCTCGACGTGACCCTCCCAGCCGACCTGCCGGTCGGGGACACGGTCGACCTGCAGCAGGCCGACGTGCGAGACGCCAACCTCGCCACGCGCTTCGCGGGGTGCGACGTGGTCGTCCACCTGGCGTTCTTGATGGACGAGGTCGGTGACCGTGCGGTGATGCGCTCTATCAACGTCGACGGGACGCGGAGCGTCTTCGAGGCCGCACGACGGGCAGGCGTCGCCAAGGTGGTGTACCTGTCGTCGGCCGTGGCGTACGGCGCGCACCCCGACAACGACGTCCCCCTCACCGAAGACAGCGCCCTGCGGGCCAACCCTGACTTCGCCTACGCCGAGGACAAGCTCGCGGTCGAACGGTGGCTGGAAGGGTGGCGCGACGAGCACCGCGACGTCGAGGTGGTCGTGTTGAGGCCCTGGATCGTGGCGGGCCGCGACGTCGATAACTGGTTCGTCCGCCAGCTCGTCGAAGGCACCACCCTGGGTCTGCGGCGAGTGTTCAACGTTCGCGGCTACCGACCGCCGTGGCAGTTCGGCCACGTCGACGACGTTGTCGCCGCGATCACCCACGCGATGCGCCACGACCTGTCGGGGCCGTACAACGTCGCGTGCGAGGGGTGGCTGTCCTACGACGAGTTTCTCGCGATCACCGGCTTGAAACCCCTGTCGATCCCGGAGGGTCAGGCCTTCGCCCTCGCCGAGCAGCTGTGGAAGCTCGACCTGGTCGGTGGGCCTCCCGGAGCGGTGCACTACGTGATGCACCCGATCGTTCTCAGCGTCGAGCGGCTGGTGGCCACCGGCTGGCGGCCGCGGCACACCAACCGTGAAGCGCTCCGCGAGTTGCGTGAGGCACACGCCGAGTGGCTCCCCGTCAAGCACGGGGTCCGGGTGCGCCGCCGCGACGTCCGCATCGGTGCCGCGCTCGCCGGGACGCTCGCCCTGCTGGGCACGGCCGCAGCCGTCGTCGGCCGGGACGAGTGACGTGGACCAGGTCGGCCAGCTCGTGCCTGCGTTCGAAGCGCGGGAGGCGTGGACGTTCGGCCTCGTGGTCGTCCTGGCCGTCCTGCGCCCCGTGGGTCGCCGCGGGTGGCTGGCGGCGGCCGCGCTCCTCATCGTCGCCGTCGGGGCGCTGGGCACCACCCAGCTCGGCGGTCCGGCGTGGCCAGTGCTGGCAACGGTCGGGGCACTGTCGCTGGCGGGCCTGCTGGCGCTGACGGCCGTCACCGAGCCGCTGCGCTGGGAACCACGGACCGGCCCGAGCGCCGCGACCGCGCTGATCGCCGGGGCGCTCGTCGTCCACGTATCCGTCGCGCTGCACACGGCCGACGTCCTGGCGCTTCTCTCCGTCGCCGCGATCGTGTTCGGTGCCGAGCGGCTGGGGCGCCGGTGGGGGTACGTGGGCACGGCACGCTGCACGGCCGCGGCCGTGGCGTGGGCCCCACCGCTGATCCTCGGCTACCGCAGCCATCCGACCGCGCTCGTCGCCGCGGCCGCGCTGGTGTGGTCGTGGTGGGCCCTGGTGGAGATGTGGGGGGGACGCCACCGCCCGGGGCGCCTGGCCGCCACCAGCGGGGTCCTGTTCGGTGCCGCGGTGGTCGCGGCGCCCTGGTCGCTGGTCGCGACGCCGCCGTGGG is a window of Actinomycetota bacterium DNA encoding:
- a CDS encoding PIN domain nuclease, producing MGVSRWLIDKSALARLAASVDATAWTERIDRGLVCISTVTRLEVGFSARNGEELRDDWSRPPLASMPVQYLTPAIEDRAVEVQSLLADRGQHRAPSVPDVLIAATAELAELRVLHVDKDFELIAEITGQPLQRLPLPD
- a CDS encoding ribbon-helix-helix protein, CopG family, coding for MPDLLIRDVPDDVVAAIDAKAKRLGLSRAEYLRRQMLQAGATSTDPVTVEDLQRVAERFADLTDPDVMRAAWE
- a CDS encoding methyltransferase domain-containing protein; translated protein: MHDRHDDARDWDRFYTGDGDDVPHWSGQPNGTLVSEVSGLTPGTALDVGCGEGADAIWLARQGWQVTAVDPSRVALDRAAAAARAVRVEVTWVNAGLLGMPDGPGSYDLVSAQYPVLLRTDEDAAITTLLRAVAPGGRLLFVHHQRDPAHAAEHGSDTAPYVMPADVEAHLDDGWEVEVHEARPRPGPVAHEAQHVRDLVLRARRLAVTTP
- a CDS encoding DUF1697 domain-containing protein, translated to MDERRWVAFLRGMNLGGRRVTNDELVGAVRSFGCDDVEAYQASGNVVFNDHRDADELADALENGLAAELGYPVPVFLRDADEVRAVAAASPFTADQLASSDGRRQVVFLHDEPSADALHEVAALLPDGDVLVPAGRELHWLPAGGLSDNGMDLHRLDQLTGGTTIRTHGTVQRIARKYL
- a CDS encoding UvrD-helicase domain-containing protein, translated to MLTPTPPTELGRNVIIRPGQPVPDVWSHAPQLHITAADATDTPRLSQLVERLTVAWATRTPTVLRVDHDVAFPRDETTTLDPWLLPHDFTFLGERARWLAAVNSYDATDGSPTWPHIRHALTRGAGPSDRADVALPDGTHVWLDGGPRTSRPTVRTVHIDQLTVDRPLTVERWAPSTDGLAADQRAAVEADEYACRIVSPAGSGKTRVLTARLRHLLDGRGWHPQQVTALAYNNRAAAEMRDRTGDLDGNVRTLHSLGYAIVRDAVPDVRMLDERGQRDLVARLAPVRPAANTDVYAPYLDGFSRVRLGLVAPDAIENATDDVPQFARVLHRYRAELSARHLIDFDEQVHTALRVLLTDPQRRRRWQHSCTHLLVDEAQDLTPAFWLMLRLLAAPQMQVHAVGDDDQTLYAYVGASPTYLVDYAKLFPAAGSHALEVNYRSPPAVVDAAIHLLGRIPPTGRVAKTIRAARTDRDADALTVARVDAADQARYVTDKITGLLDRDVAPGDVAVLCRVNALLLPVQVALSVAGIPHTAPVGPQVLSRTGVAAALAWLRAATAGNTIPGDALAEAAKRSSAKIRGEHLRTLASRTWTERNLRQLSKDVGGWDATQLVDFFQQLRDVRVAARVSTAAALAAVRDVGGLDAAADELDRSVSAARQSNSHLDELDALTQVADLHPDAPTFVDWLGDQLDARVDRDGVRLATVHSTKGMEFAHVFVYAANDGIVPHRLVDDLDEERRVFHVAITRGRTSVDVVASKAATSRFVFELRPPSKTDPRPTPDSGRPARRRGGAGTRVQPTPRRRGSTVVAAVGDRITASGGISGEIVDMSDDGVSIALRSGGRVSVRYGSQVTGPDGRLGTLTAS
- a CDS encoding OsmC family protein, giving the protein MNGEQLRAMQAPLKQRYRDAPQSALVTLEASGDLGGEGLTCSVRTGRALVEAGLHPATGGDGLSACSGDLLLEALVACAGVTLRAVATALDVPIRSGSVRAEGDIDFRGTLGVDRDAPVGFRSIRVTFSLDTDADDATLGRLIELTERYCVVHQTLSGGAILSMGVDRPISSPL
- a CDS encoding zinc-dependent metalloprotease is translated as MRGRSLRLPQVQPGPAAVALTLRPCETLTMAPEDSNDAAGDDQPQVPGDLAGLFEQLGGPELFAQLRRAMAATGGAPVNWDLARQGALHLAASGDRPPTPDEVAGAAEALRLAEHWLDDGSLPAPPDAGRLAVVSRQTWVNAAVDGLRPLVEPVAQAQIAALADLVEDQAPMEALGVELGGLDLGAVLGDLRRMLEPMGAVLMGMQAGQVIGQLARQLLGQFDLAIPTADTATTYRIAVNAAEAFTGYDLDATEVSVVLALHEAAHRRQFHAVPWLAGHVHRLVATFAAGTEIDAERLMDLSREVMAGVDPDDPEALQQAMERASQFRLEPTAAQRRVLERLQGVVSLLQAWTRAEVRAAATPRLPNLGRVEEVLRRRRATAGEGERLLEQLLGLDLRPRDEAIGDRFVAAVVDARGPEGLRRALAHPENLPDADELADPPRWLARMAGGEEVPDDPSTLFGPGDAPPEPPDPEDGGDRGGPSADG
- a CDS encoding NAD-dependent epimerase/dehydratase family protein, which codes for MGTSVAITGVGGLLGQRLLGRLSTDADVERVVGLDVTLPADLPVGDTVDLQQADVRDANLATRFAGCDVVVHLAFLMDEVGDRAVMRSINVDGTRSVFEAARRAGVAKVVYLSSAVAYGAHPDNDVPLTEDSALRANPDFAYAEDKLAVERWLEGWRDEHRDVEVVVLRPWIVAGRDVDNWFVRQLVEGTTLGLRRVFNVRGYRPPWQFGHVDDVVAAITHAMRHDLSGPYNVACEGWLSYDEFLAITGLKPLSIPEGQAFALAEQLWKLDLVGGPPGAVHYVMHPIVLSVERLVATGWRPRHTNREALRELREAHAEWLPVKHGVRVRRRDVRIGAALAGTLALLGTAAAVVGRDE